The region GAACACGAGGCAGAACCTTTAGACGCGGCGTTAGCGAGGGTTGCCCGAGAAGAACGGGGGATGATGCTTTCTTTTGCTACGCGAATGGGCGAAGCAGGGTTGGTCACCCCAGACGCCTTAGAGATCAGCATTGGCTCTACACCTTCCGTCAAGCACTTCCAGCAACAGCAACGTCAGGGCTTCCGCATCACCGAAATTCGTCCCGGAAACTATGTTTTCAACGATGGAACCCAGGTATCACTCGGCACGGTACGTACCACCGATTGTGCCCTTACCGTGCTTACAACCGTTGTTTCACGGCAACGCTCGCGACGTGGCAAGGATAAGTTATTCTTAGACGCCGGAAAAAAAATTCTTACCTCGGATATGCGGTTTGGTGCCGGTGACTACGGGCAACTCCTCTACAACCCCGAAAAAATGTTGCCCCAGCCGCATACCCGCATAACGTCTCTATCCGAGGAACATGCGTGGGTGCAGGTGGCTGGAGGCGCAACCCTAAACGTGGGAGACCGTGTGCGCCTTTTGCCCAATCATGCTTGTGTGGTGGTACACACACAGCCACAACTTTTTGCGGTGGAGGGCGACGAAGTGGTGGCGGTTTGGAAAACCGATGCCCGCGACGGAGGACACTGAGATTCAATGGAAAAGCGTGGAACAGTGAAATTTTCCTTCTTTCACTGTTAAGCCATTGGGAATAAGAATCGTCTCCATTGAAAAGAACATGGGTGTACCTGATAGATCTCGTGTAATGCTTTAAATCCAATATCCTTCACCTTTCTAATTTTCAAAACCATGCGAAAAACAATTCTTGCAGACTTGGTGCCTCTGGCCTTACAAGCAACCGAACAGACCCTTTGCACTGGAGGCGCTGAACGCAAAGCCTTAACAAGACGTCCTTTGCCTAAAATGTATGGCCGTCGTCTCCCGATTACCACGATGATGGTGGGAGAAGAAGAGATGGCCACTACGTTGGCGATTGGTGAAGAGGGCGATCCTCCCAAAGCGACCACGATGATGGTGGGAGAAGAGTCTTAAATTCCGGGCCTACCGACCTATTCGGTGGGCCTTTTTATTGGCTTTTGCAATGATAGGTTTGTTTGGTGGGACGAAGGATCCCAATATTGCCTCCCTTTATCAGGTACTACAGGAGGCAGATGTGCCTTTTTTACCCATTTTGGTAGGTCAAGAAGCTATTCCAGAAGTAATCTGGGACCTCTCTGCCGATCGGCTCATTCTGGATGGCCAAGAAGTCCGACCGACGGCACTTTTCCATCGGTTCGATGTTTTTGCCTCATTTGGAGCATCGCAGGCACCTCTTGTACGCCGTGCGCAAGCGTGGCACGAACTATTTTATGGCTGGGCATTGGCACATGAGGACGTGGTACTGTTTAACCGGAATCACCAACGGACCAACAAATTGGCCGTACTGATAAAAGCGGCTGCATTAGGGCTACAACCGCCCTATTCTGTGGCCACCAACCAAACGGCCTTGCTCGACAAGTTAGAAGGTGTGGGCTATATTTCAAAACCCATCCCCGGCGGCGACCAAACCCGCCTCTTATCCGAAGCCCTACAAGACCGCTTGATACACGAAATTCCTATGACCATACAACCCCGCTTGGTACAACCTGAATTACGTATTTATGGCATACGGGGGGTTTGGGCCGCATTCTGGATGAAAACTGAGTCTTTGGACTACCGCGTACAACAAGATGTAGAGGTCATCCAAACCGGTCCACCAGCGGATTTGGTGGAAAAATTGACCCAGTTGATGGCATGTATGCACTTAGACTTTGCTGCCGCCGACTTCAAGACCGATCCAGAATCGGGTGAACTACGCTTTTTGGAAATCAACTCCTCTCCTATGTTTGCCCGCTTCGACCTCGCTTCGGGTTCTGCCATCAGTAAAGCAATTGTGCAGGGGATGCTGGGAGATTCGGTCAAGAGTTACCGATTTTATTCTTAACAGCGTTCCAAAGGCATCAATTCTCACCGCATTCTTTTGTACCTTTTGACGACGATATTTCCGTATTTTGAAGACCTACTTGTACACAGACAGGTTTGCAAACAGACAGGTTTTTCGATGAGTGACTTAAACATCCGCACCACCCAAAACATTTCCATACATTACAAAGCCGCGAGTGTTGGTGAACGCATTGGGGCGTTTATCATAGATTATCTTATTCAAATCATTTATCTTTTGGGTATTTTTACAGCCATGTTTAGAGGTATTGGGGATCCACCCAGATGGATGATCATCCTATTTTTGCTGCCCCCCGTATTGTATCCCCTTCTTACAGAGTATTTTTTGGGTGGGCAAACATTTGGCAAAAAAATTGTACGAATCAAAGTGGTACGCTTAGATGGCCGCGAACCAACATTGGGGAATTTTTTGCTACGGTGGTTATTGGGTTTTGTGGAAAATTATGCTTCTCAAGGGTCATTAACGCTTTTGACTATGCTATTTAACCGCAAGGGTCAACGAATGGGCGACATGGCCGCCGGCACTACGGTTGTCCGCGTCCCAAAAGACATTACGTTTGCTGAAACCATTTTTGAAGAAGTAGAAACAATCTATTCACCAGTATTCCCGGATGCGGCACTTCTGACAGATCAGGAAGCAGGCATCATTCGAGAGGTTTTAAAACTTTCTGAAAATAAGTTTGCGGATAATGCACCTCTTTTGGTTTTAAAAACCCGTAGAAAAGTAGAGAAAAAACTGGGCTACCAATCATCTATGGAACACATAGCGTTTTTGGAGACCATACTTAAAGACTATAATCACCTACAGGGACGGGTGGAAGAATGAACTCGTTACGAACCGTCGGGCGGGTTGTAGCCCGGAGCATTTGTAGTCGTCGGTAGGGATGAGAACTGAATGATTGAATTTATGCTTTCTTTTGAAAATAGAATTGCACGTCAGAAGCGGATTCAAAATCGTTGGTTGGCGGGGCATCGTCGTCTTTCTGGATGGCGGATTGGTGTTTTTTTGGGAACCGTTGCGCTGGCATATGGCTTGTGGGCCTATAATTACAGCGCTGCGGGGGTTTTGGTGGGTTTGTCTGGAGCGGCAGTATTTGGCCTTTTGGCGCGTCGGCACAAGCAGGTAGAGGCCGCTATTCGGCGCTCACGAATGCACACAACCCTCTTAGAAGATCGCCTTGCACGCATTCGTCTGGATTGGAAAAACATTCCGACCACCGACCCTCTTCCGGTAACGACAGATCACCCCTTTGCACACGATCTGAATTTGGTAGGCCCACGTTCGCTGCTCACGTTGCTCAATACCACTACCGCGCCCAAATCCTTAGAATGGCTACAAAACCATTTGCTTACCGAGGTGCCAGACCTTGAACAAACACAGCGTAACCAGCGTTGGATTAAAGACTTAGCGACACGCTCCCACTTTCGTGAGCGCTTACGCTTGGTGGGTACTTTAGCCCTCCATAGCCAAAAAGAACCGCTTCCGGACTCCGAGAAAATCTTACAACCTGTGACGGATCTGTCCAAATTATGGCAAGGACTGTTGCCGATGTTGGGACTTTCGGCCCTGAATCTTGTCTTATTCGTTCTGTTGCCAGCATTTTGGATAGGAGGGGTTTTTATCTATTGGTTTATTTATATCCTTCATTTTCAAAAACTTAAGAACACCTTTGATGCGGCTTTGGACGTAGAACGATACGTACAGCGTATCAGCGATCCTTTTTTGTTTTTAGAAACTGTTCGGGTTCCTGCCCAAGCACCACTATTGGAAATATTGGATGTTTTTAGAAACACAACATCTCGGCCCTCTTTCCACCTAAAAACCCTACGCCACATAGCAACCGCCATTTCTTATACCCGAAATGAGTTTTTATTTGTCTTGCTGAATACATTGGTGCCGTGGCAATATATATGTACTTGGTTGCTGGAGCGCGAAAAAGCAAAGTTGGGTATGATGCTTCATCGTTGGATAGAAGCCCACGCACAGGTAGAAGGATTATCGGCGTTGGCCAACTTTGCACAAGACCATGTGGGAGTCGTTTTTCCAGAAATCCATTCTGAAAAGCCTATTTTGGAGGCACAAGAATTGGGGCATCCAATGATCCCACCTCAAAACCGCATTACAAATAATTTCACCCATGCACATCCACAAGAAATTGGGCTTATAACAGGCTCCAATATGTCGGGAAAAAGTACTTTCCTGCGAACCATAGGGATTAACTTGGTATTGGCCTATGCCGGAACAGCGGTGAATGCCCGCCAAATGCGCCTCGGTGGATTCCGCTTATTTACCTGTTTGAATGTTTCGGACTCGGTGAATGACGGGATTTCCTACTTCTATGCGGAAGTGAAGCGCCTAAAGATCTTGCTGGATGCGGCCCAACAGACGGAAAACAAACCTCTTTTTTATCTGATTGACGAAATCTTCCGTGGAACCAACAACCGTGAACGTTTAGCTGGAAGCCGAAGTTATGTAAAAGGCCTAGCCCAAACGCCAGGTGGTGGGCTGATTTCTACGCATGACTTAGACCTGATTAAGTTGGAAGATGAACTGACGCATTTGCGGAATTTGCACTTCCGCGAAGAAATTACAGACGGCAAAATGACTTTTGATTACCGTCTCCGGCCTGGCCCCTGCCCAACGACGAATGCCTTGCGCGTGATGGCCTATGCGGGGCTTCCAGTTGAACAATAAAAAAAGGCCACGACGGAGAATCGCGGCCTTTATATAAGGCAACATTGCGTTAGGCGTAAATTCCTCTCAGGCGAAGTGCCCGTGCTACCTTGTCTATCGCCATCACATACGCACCAATGCGGAGCGAGATATCGTATTTAGCAGCCGTCTGATACACATCATGGAATGCTTCTTCCATTTTTCGGTCTAAACGACGGTTTACCCGTTCCTTAGACCAGAAGTATCCTTGACGATCCTGCACCCACTCGAAGTACGAAACCGTAACCCCGCCAGCATTGGCCAGAATGTCTGGGATCACCATAATGCCTTTATCATGCAAGATTTTATCTGCATGGGCAACGGTGGGGCCGTTTGCACCTTCCACAATGATTTTCGCTTTGACCTTCTCGGCGATCGGAACGGTAATCTGGTTTTCTTTGGCTGCGGGTACCAAAACGTCCACATCCAAGGTGAGTAAGGTTTCGTTGTCTATGGGTGTAGCTTCCGGATAACCTGCCAAAGAATTGCGGTTATTTTTGGAATACGCAATCATCGCCTCGATGTCTAAGCCATTTTCATTGTAGTACCCTCCGGAAACATCACTTACGGCTACAATTTTGCATCCCTGCATTTGGAGCAATTTTGCTGTTACCGATCCCACATTGCCAAATCCCTGTACGGCAACCGTGGCTTGATTCGGTCGAAGGCCCAATTTTTCCATACCTGCCAAGGTGCAGGTCATTACTCCCCGCCCTGTGGCCTCCACACGCCCTTGCGACCCCCCCAACACAATGGGTTTTCCCGTTACTACGGCAGTTTCGGTACGGCGCATATGCATGGAATAGGTATCCACGATCCAAGCCATAATTTGTTCATTGGTGTTCATATCGGGTGCTGGAATATCCCGGTCTGGCCCGAATACATCAATCAGATTGGCGGTATAACGCCTTGTGAGTCGTTCCAGCTCGCCCGGACTCATCTTGGACGGATCGCACCGCACTCCCCCCTTAGCGCCACCAAATGGAACAGAGACCACGGCACATTTCCAAGTCATCCAAGCCGCCAACGCTTTTACCTCGTCCACATGAACGTCGGGGGCAAATCGGATACCGCCCTTTCCAGGTCCCATCGTATCGCTATGAATGACACGTATGCCCTCAAACACTTTCAATTCGCCAGAATCCATCACAACCGGGACTGCGGTGATGTGTACCCGTGCGGGTGTACTGAGGAATTCAAACATTCCGGAATCCAGTTCTAGAATATCGGAAGCTACTTTAAAGCGAGCCATCATGGCCTCGAAAGGGTTTTCGGATTCCACTTTCATCGCAATCTCGTGTTGCAAAGAGACCGCATAGACGTTTTTCTCGAAAGACATTTTTTTTGCGTATTAGGTCAGATTAAAGGGTCAATGTTGGTGGGTTTGAGTTGGTGTATATTGTTTAGACCATTAAAAAACCACCAAACATTACAATATCGGAAAGGAGGAATCGCATTCCAAGAACGGAAGCGCTTTTCATATATTAGCCATGACACTTAAACTTCCGATCAGAAAATAGCACGCTTTTCGTTTGCTTTTTACTGATTTCTGAACGATCCTATTTGCTCCATTATATATGCTATGATGACCATCTTCCCACCTGCCTCCAAAAGCCTGATTAAGCAAATTATTGCGCTTCAGCAGAAGAAATTTCGTAAACGCGATGGCCTGTTTGTGGTAGAAGGAATGCGTTCTGTGCAGTCCGCGCTCGCAATCGAAAAGGACGAGTTGGCCTTCTTGCTCATCTCCGAAGGAACAACCCCAACACCCAAACTGCTGACCGCTTGCCGCAGAAAGTCGGTTGAGGTGTATATTGCTCATGCTTCCGACTTTGCCAAATGCTCGGATGTGGTACAGGCACAAGGGGTTTTGGCCGTCGCAAAGATCCCTAAAACCTTACCGGAAACCCTCCCCAAATACCGCCGCATCCTAGCCTTAAACGGAATTCAAGATCCGGGCAACGTGGGCACACTCATCCGAACGGCGGCTTGGTTTGGTATTGAAGCCATCGTAGCCGATGGGGCCACCGCCGACTTTTTCCAGCCGAAAGTGGTGCGTGCCACAATGGGCGGTCTCTGGGATGTTCAGCTGTTCCAAGTTCCTTCGTTAATTGAA is a window of Bacteroidetes Order II. bacterium DNA encoding:
- a CDS encoding Glu/Leu/Phe/Val dehydrogenase, with amino-acid sequence MSFEKNVYAVSLQHEIAMKVESENPFEAMMARFKVASDILELDSGMFEFLSTPARVHITAVPVVMDSGELKVFEGIRVIHSDTMGPGKGGIRFAPDVHVDEVKALAAWMTWKCAVVSVPFGGAKGGVRCDPSKMSPGELERLTRRYTANLIDVFGPDRDIPAPDMNTNEQIMAWIVDTYSMHMRRTETAVVTGKPIVLGGSQGRVEATGRGVMTCTLAGMEKLGLRPNQATVAVQGFGNVGSVTAKLLQMQGCKIVAVSDVSGGYYNENGLDIEAMIAYSKNNRNSLAGYPEATPIDNETLLTLDVDVLVPAAKENQITVPIAEKVKAKIIVEGANGPTVAHADKILHDKGIMVIPDILANAGGVTVSYFEWVQDRQGYFWSKERVNRRLDRKMEEAFHDVYQTAAKYDISLRIGAYVMAIDKVARALRLRGIYA
- a CDS encoding RDD family protein translates to MSDLNIRTTQNISIHYKAASVGERIGAFIIDYLIQIIYLLGIFTAMFRGIGDPPRWMIILFLLPPVLYPLLTEYFLGGQTFGKKIVRIKVVRLDGREPTLGNFLLRWLLGFVENYASQGSLTLLTMLFNRKGQRMGDMAAGTTVVRVPKDITFAETIFEEVETIYSPVFPDAALLTDQEAGIIREVLKLSENKFADNAPLLVLKTRRKVEKKLGYQSSMEHIAFLETILKDYNHLQGRVEE
- a CDS encoding alanine racemase, encoding MQIHDLSTPALLIDVRRLESNISQMQSKADIQGVSLRPHTKTHKSVAIAHKQVAAGAKGLTIAKVGEAEVFAKAGFNDLRIAYPVIGTEKHARILRLMQEGVRISFCVDTTEGAQSASDFYAAHGAQAEVLIEVDVNYGRTGIPWNRLDSLDFVRLVNKLPGLRLSGILCHAGQSYHGPEHEAEPLDAALARVAREERGMMLSFATRMGEAGLVTPDALEISIGSTPSVKHFQQQQRQGFRITEIRPGNYVFNDGTQVSLGTVRTTDCALTVLTTVVSRQRSRRGKDKLFLDAGKKILTSDMRFGAGDYGQLLYNPEKMLPQPHTRITSLSEEHAWVQVAGGATLNVGDRVRLLPNHACVVVHTQPQLFAVEGDEVVAVWKTDARDGGH
- a CDS encoding RNA methyltransferase, producing MMTIFPPASKSLIKQIIALQQKKFRKRDGLFVVEGMRSVQSALAIEKDELAFLLISEGTTPTPKLLTACRRKSVEVYIAHASDFAKCSDVVQAQGVLAVAKIPKTLPETLPKYRRILALNGIQDPGNVGTLIRTAAWFGIEAIVADGATADFFQPKVVRATMGGLWDVQLFQVPSLIEALTPLKRQGFRLYAADLAGTPIEAWQPQTPSVLIAGSEAHGLATEVRTICNEMVYISGAGNSGVESLNVAVATSILAARWAITPMASPFP